From a single Bacteroidota bacterium genomic region:
- a CDS encoding F0F1 ATP synthase subunit alpha, with amino-acid sequence MVDVRPDEVSAILRQQLAGFKSASELEEVGTVLQVGDGIARIYGLTKVQSGELIEFENGLLGIVLNLEEDNIGAVTLGSSNNIKEGDTVKRTGKIASIKVGEGMLGRVVDTLGNPIDGKGPLTGELFEMPLERKAPGVIFRQPVNEPLQTGIKAIDAMIPIGRGQRELIIGDRQTGKTAVALDAIINQREFYDKGEPVFCIYVAVGQKGSTVANVVKVLEERGAMPYTVVVAASASDSAPMQFYAPMAGAAIGEFFRDTGRPALVVYDDLSKQAVAYREVSLLLRRPPGREAYPGDVFYLHSRLLERAAKVIKSDSIAAKMNDLPDTLKSKVKGGGSLTALPIIETQAGDVSAYIPTNVISITDGQIFLEANLFNSGVRPAINVGISVSRVGGNAQIKSMKKVAGTLKLDQAQYRELEAFSKFGSDLDAATKAVLDKGSRNVEILKQGQYSPYRVEDQVAIIYLGTKGLLQAVPVRKVREFETDFLNILRAQHKNVLDQLAKGVINDEITNELEKVAKDLAKKYSV; translated from the coding sequence ATGGTAGATGTAAGACCCGATGAAGTCTCAGCGATACTCCGCCAGCAATTGGCCGGCTTTAAGTCAGCCTCTGAACTCGAAGAAGTAGGAACCGTTCTCCAGGTAGGTGACGGAATTGCCCGTATTTATGGTTTAACCAAGGTGCAATCGGGTGAGCTGATTGAATTTGAAAACGGCCTATTGGGTATCGTTTTGAACCTTGAAGAAGATAATATCGGTGCAGTGACACTGGGATCTTCTAATAATATTAAAGAAGGTGACACTGTAAAGCGTACCGGCAAAATTGCATCTATTAAAGTAGGTGAAGGTATGCTGGGTCGCGTGGTGGACACACTCGGAAATCCAATTGATGGTAAAGGCCCGCTGACCGGTGAACTGTTTGAAATGCCACTCGAGCGTAAAGCACCGGGTGTAATTTTCCGTCAGCCGGTAAATGAGCCTCTGCAAACGGGTATCAAAGCGATCGACGCGATGATTCCGATTGGTCGTGGTCAGCGTGAGTTGATCATCGGCGATCGTCAGACAGGTAAAACGGCTGTGGCGCTGGATGCAATTATCAACCAGCGTGAATTTTATGATAAAGGGGAACCTGTGTTTTGTATCTACGTTGCCGTGGGTCAGAAAGGTTCTACTGTTGCTAACGTTGTTAAAGTACTCGAAGAGCGTGGTGCAATGCCTTATACCGTTGTGGTGGCGGCTTCTGCTTCTGACTCTGCTCCGATGCAGTTCTATGCGCCAATGGCAGGTGCTGCAATAGGTGAGTTCTTCCGTGATACTGGTCGTCCGGCACTTGTGGTGTATGATGATTTATCGAAACAGGCTGTTGCTTACCGTGAAGTATCTCTGTTGCTCCGTCGTCCTCCGGGTCGTGAAGCTTATCCCGGTGATGTATTCTATTTACATAGTCGTCTGCTCGAGCGTGCCGCGAAAGTGATTAAGTCTGACAGCATCGCTGCCAAGATGAATGACCTTCCTGATACCTTGAAGAGTAAAGTTAAAGGTGGCGGTTCATTAACCGCATTGCCAATTATCGAAACGCAAGCCGGTGACGTATCTGCCTATATTCCTACTAACGTTATCTCCATCACCGACGGACAGATCTTCCTTGAAGCGAATTTATTCAACTCGGGGGTGCGTCCTGCAATCAACGTAGGTATTTCGGTATCACGTGTGGGTGGTAATGCGCAGATTAAATCCATGAAGAAAGTAGCAGGTACATTGAAGCTCGACCAGGCACAATACCGTGAATTGGAGGCCTTCTCTAAATTCGGATCTGATCTGGATGCAGCAACGAAAGCGGTGCTTGATAAAGGTTCCCGTAACGTGGAAATCCTGAAGCAGGGTCAGTATTCTCCTTACAGAGTAGAAGATCAGGTGGCTATCATTTATCTTGGTACCAAAGGACTTCTCCAAGCCGTTCCCGTTAGAAAGGTAAGAGAGTTTGAAACCGACTTCCTGAATATTCTTCGTGCCCAACATAAAAATGTGCTCGACCAACTCGCGAAAGGTGTGATCAATGATGAAATCACCAACGAATTGGAGAAAGTTGCAAAAGACCTGGCAAAGAAATACTCTGTTTAA
- a CDS encoding four helix bundle protein — protein MKKNNVVLNKSFLFAAEILDLNEKVIEKRQYQLANQLIRSGTSISANVRESQRAVSTADFINKLGIALKEAEETDYWLDLIDLKITKVDPKLKMELDELMRLLVSIINSTKRNSKK, from the coding sequence ATGAAGAAAAACAACGTCGTTCTGAACAAATCGTTCTTATTTGCTGCTGAAATCCTGGACTTAAACGAAAAGGTAATTGAAAAAAGGCAATACCAGTTAGCTAACCAGTTAATCCGTAGTGGAACAAGTATCAGTGCAAATGTGAGGGAATCTCAAAGAGCAGTAAGCACGGCGGACTTTATAAATAAACTGGGAATTGCATTAAAGGAAGCAGAGGAAACTGATTATTGGCTCGATCTTATTGATCTTAAAATCACAAAGGTTGACCCGAAATTGAAAATGGAGCTGGATGAATTAATGAGACTTTTAGTAAGTATAATTAATTCAACGAAGAGGAATAGTAAAAAGTAA
- the atpG gene encoding ATP synthase F1 subunit gamma, with translation MANLKEVRLRITSVNSTQQITKAMKMVSAAKLRRAQNAITQLRPYANKLRDMLENLSSSSEDSDGGQYAVVRPVKNVLIIAVSSNRGLAGAFNSNIMRTVNRLLADEYKEQVKAGGVKVLAIGKKVSDFYSKNKSIYAGHHNDIYADLTFVNVSAIAEKIMKDFSDAKYDRVIVVYNQFKNAAVQYVMNEQLMPIQPPAKKESKMVSDYIFEPSKSEIVLELIPKSIKTQLYKAILDSHASEHGARMTAMNKATENAGEMLKELRLTYNKARQASITNEILEIVAGAEALNG, from the coding sequence ATGGCCAATCTCAAAGAAGTCCGCCTCCGGATTACCTCCGTTAACAGCACCCAGCAAATCACCAAAGCAATGAAAATGGTGAGTGCGGCGAAATTGCGCAGGGCACAAAATGCCATTACACAATTACGCCCTTATGCCAATAAACTGCGCGATATGCTGGAGAATCTTTCTTCCTCATCTGAAGATAGTGATGGAGGTCAGTATGCTGTTGTACGTCCCGTAAAGAATGTGTTAATTATTGCGGTAAGTTCTAACCGTGGACTTGCCGGAGCTTTCAATTCCAATATCATGCGTACCGTTAATAGGTTGTTAGCGGATGAGTACAAAGAGCAGGTGAAAGCCGGAGGAGTAAAAGTGCTGGCTATCGGTAAGAAAGTGTCAGATTTCTATTCTAAAAATAAAAGTATTTATGCAGGTCATCACAATGACATTTATGCCGACCTGACCTTCGTGAATGTTTCTGCTATTGCAGAGAAAATAATGAAGGACTTTTCCGATGCGAAGTATGATCGTGTGATTGTGGTGTACAATCAGTTTAAGAATGCTGCGGTGCAATATGTCATGAATGAGCAGCTCATGCCCATCCAACCTCCTGCTAAAAAGGAAAGTAAGATGGTCAGTGATTATATTTTTGAGCCTTCGAAATCAGAGATCGTTTTGGAACTTATTCCAAAGTCCATCAAGACCCAGTTGTACAAAGCGATACTTGATTCGCATGCTTCCGAACATGGTGCGCGTATGACAGCCATGAACAAAGCGACGGAGAATGCCGGTGAAATGCTAAAAGAACTGCGTCTTACTTATAACAAAGCTCGTCAAGCCTCTATCACCAATGAAATTCTCGAGATCGTTGCAGGTGCGGAAGCGTTGAACGGATAA
- a CDS encoding T9SS type A sorting domain-containing protein has protein sequence MRLIIAWIFIWMTLCPASTNASGIKGATISCRTIGIPNHLVVHVELLIDYPGPLAPTSIQISALDSGTTTNTLVRYNNIPKISFSPATLPSCNVLTFQDEVHVYEDTIILPYASLKWIIFLEIQFSVQSLWWGSGSLSPFLTCKTVIDNFSNVTNHSPVFTSPPDYIHCLMIPKTMYNSAMDIDGDSLAFRLMPAQKFDSINGFIDLYYPAPFTPINFVNSLTPIVFDSSNGDFSYMPYILSHYTMFLVVEEYRNGLLIGSSSRLLTITNLNGPVSSDFGSILQGVEILAYPNPVSDILYFTLGMKLQNVLLSLLDINGVSRWSNKMDFIEGEVNILMPAICAGNYFLVIQAENSRFVIPVVKH, from the coding sequence ATGAGACTGATTATAGCATGGATATTTATTTGGATGACATTGTGTCCGGCAAGTACGAATGCTTCCGGAATAAAAGGTGCAACCATTTCTTGTAGAACAATAGGAATACCCAATCATTTAGTTGTCCATGTAGAGCTATTAATAGACTACCCAGGTCCTTTGGCACCCACCTCCATACAAATATCTGCGCTTGATAGTGGTACCACAACAAATACCCTAGTCAGGTATAATAATATTCCTAAAATTTCTTTTTCACCCGCAACTTTACCAAGTTGTAATGTTTTAACTTTTCAGGATGAAGTGCATGTCTACGAGGACACTATTATTTTACCCTATGCAAGTCTGAAATGGATTATCTTTTTGGAAATTCAATTCAGTGTTCAATCGCTCTGGTGGGGGTCAGGTTCTTTGAGCCCTTTTCTAACATGTAAAACAGTAATTGATAATTTTTCCAATGTTACAAATCATAGCCCTGTTTTTACTTCTCCTCCGGATTATATTCATTGCCTGATGATTCCTAAAACGATGTATAATTCTGCAATGGATATTGATGGAGACTCTTTAGCTTTTAGATTAATGCCGGCACAAAAATTTGATTCAATCAATGGATTTATTGATCTCTATTACCCTGCCCCATTTACACCGATAAATTTCGTAAATTCACTTACACCGATTGTTTTTGATTCCAGTAATGGTGATTTTTCCTATATGCCTTACATTCTTTCGCATTACACAATGTTTTTAGTTGTTGAAGAATATAGAAATGGTTTATTAATTGGGTCCTCTTCCCGATTATTAACAATTACAAACCTCAATGGCCCTGTGTCATCTGATTTTGGTTCTATATTACAGGGAGTTGAAATTCTTGCTTATCCCAATCCAGTATCTGATATTCTTTATTTCACGCTGGGAATGAAATTGCAAAACGTTCTGCTTTCCCTCCTTGATATAAATGGTGTCTCACGTTGGTCGAATAAAATGGATTTTATTGAAGGAGAGGTAAATATTCTAATGCCGGCTATTTGCGCAGGGAATTATTTTCTCGTGATTCAAGCGGAAAATAGTCGCTTTGTTATTCCGGTAGTAAAACATTAG